From Pontibacter actiniarum, a single genomic window includes:
- a CDS encoding xanthine dehydrogenase family protein molybdopterin-binding subunit translates to MKTDQIGKATNRVDGRAKVTGEAKYAAEFNADNMAHGFVVSSAIARGKIKSIDTSKALALEGVLEVFTHENRPGYVWGDKNYKDQDAPPGSPFRPLYDSEIQFSMQPIALVVAETFELARYAAMLVEVEYERAEFDTDFEANMSEAYVPEKYKSTPPPDPRGKPDEAFEKAAVKVETTYAHPSEHHNPMEMHASTVVWGQDGKLTVYDKVQGVQNSQQYICGAFGMDKEDVHVLSPFVGGAFGSGLRPQYQLFLAVLAARELKRAVKVVLTRQQMFSFGHRPKTVQKFAVGAAADGTLQSVKHDAFAETSKFEDYSEDVIIWPGVLYKCDNMELSHKLVSLDVYTPLDMRAPGGTTGIFGLECAMDELAYEAGVDPLEFRLKNYSEKDQNQDKPFSSKELKACYQQGAEKFGWSKRNPEPRSMKEGHNLIGWGMAHGAWEAAQQEAAAKAVLQPDGKLTVSSATADIGTGTYTVMTQIAAETVGLPLEDVTFKLGDSSLPKSPLEGGSWTVSSVGSAVKAVCQKVREKLLKLAQQVADSPLAGASLDEVTFADGKIYLSGDAARSVSIAAALEQNGGKSIEEQVSNKPLEAQEKYAPYSHSATFVEVKVDEELGTVKVTRVVTAIAGGRIINPKTARSQILGGVVWGIGAATEEETVMDNNLGRFMNHDLDKYHVPVNADVHDIDVIFVEEKDDIVNQLGAKGLGEIGIVSVAPAIVNAVFHATGKRVKELPITLDKLL, encoded by the coding sequence ATGAAAACAGATCAGATAGGAAAAGCGACGAACCGGGTAGACGGTCGCGCCAAAGTAACCGGCGAGGCAAAGTATGCCGCTGAGTTTAACGCGGATAACATGGCCCACGGCTTTGTGGTAAGCAGCGCCATAGCCAGAGGTAAAATCAAAAGTATAGACACCAGCAAAGCGCTTGCCCTGGAGGGGGTGCTGGAGGTGTTCACGCACGAGAACAGGCCCGGCTATGTGTGGGGAGACAAGAACTACAAGGACCAGGATGCCCCGCCAGGCTCCCCGTTCCGCCCGCTGTACGACAGCGAGATACAATTCAGCATGCAGCCTATCGCCCTGGTGGTGGCCGAGACGTTTGAGCTGGCACGCTATGCCGCCATGCTGGTAGAAGTGGAATATGAGCGTGCGGAGTTTGATACGGACTTCGAGGCGAACATGAGCGAGGCTTATGTGCCCGAGAAGTATAAATCCACGCCGCCGCCAGACCCTCGCGGCAAACCGGATGAGGCCTTTGAAAAGGCAGCCGTTAAGGTCGAGACCACCTATGCGCACCCCAGCGAGCACCACAACCCGATGGAGATGCACGCCTCAACGGTAGTTTGGGGGCAGGACGGTAAACTCACGGTGTATGATAAAGTGCAGGGAGTGCAAAACAGCCAACAGTACATCTGCGGTGCCTTTGGCATGGACAAGGAAGACGTGCATGTGCTGTCGCCGTTTGTGGGTGGCGCCTTCGGCTCTGGCTTGCGGCCGCAGTACCAGCTGTTTCTCGCCGTGCTGGCAGCCCGGGAGCTGAAACGCGCTGTAAAGGTGGTGCTCACCAGGCAACAAATGTTCTCTTTCGGCCACCGGCCTAAAACCGTGCAGAAGTTTGCCGTTGGGGCGGCTGCAGATGGTACGCTCCAGTCTGTGAAGCACGATGCCTTTGCCGAGACATCAAAGTTCGAAGACTACAGCGAGGATGTGATTATCTGGCCCGGCGTGCTTTACAAGTGCGACAACATGGAGCTCAGCCATAAACTGGTGTCGCTGGATGTATACACGCCCCTGGATATGCGCGCGCCCGGCGGCACCACGGGTATTTTCGGGCTGGAGTGCGCGATGGATGAGCTTGCCTACGAAGCAGGTGTAGATCCGCTGGAGTTCAGGCTAAAGAACTATTCGGAGAAAGACCAGAACCAGGATAAGCCTTTTTCCAGCAAGGAGCTGAAAGCCTGCTACCAGCAGGGAGCCGAGAAGTTTGGCTGGAGCAAGCGCAACCCTGAGCCAAGGTCCATGAAAGAGGGCCACAACCTCATCGGTTGGGGAATGGCGCACGGAGCCTGGGAGGCTGCGCAGCAGGAAGCTGCCGCCAAAGCCGTGCTGCAGCCGGACGGCAAGCTAACGGTTAGCAGCGCCACCGCCGATATCGGCACCGGCACCTACACGGTCATGACACAGATCGCAGCCGAGACAGTCGGCCTGCCGCTTGAGGACGTGACCTTTAAGCTCGGGGACTCTTCCCTGCCAAAGTCGCCGCTGGAAGGTGGCTCCTGGACCGTGTCTTCGGTTGGCTCTGCGGTGAAAGCCGTTTGCCAGAAAGTACGGGAAAAGCTGTTGAAACTGGCCCAGCAGGTTGCTGACTCTCCGCTGGCAGGAGCCTCTTTAGACGAGGTAACGTTTGCCGACGGTAAGATATACCTCTCCGGCGATGCTGCCAGAAGCGTAAGCATTGCGGCGGCCCTGGAGCAGAACGGCGGCAAATCCATTGAGGAGCAAGTGTCGAATAAACCGTTGGAGGCGCAGGAAAAGTACGCGCCTTACTCTCACTCCGCCACTTTTGTAGAGGTGAAGGTGGATGAGGAACTGGGCACTGTAAAGGTAACCCGCGTGGTGACAGCCATCGCTGGCGGGCGCATTATCAACCCTAAAACAGCCCGAAGCCAGATTCTGGGCGGTGTGGTATGGGGCATCGGTGCCGCGACGGAAGAAGAGACCGTGATGGACAACAACCTGGGCCGCTTCATGAACCATGACCTGGATAAATACCACGTTCCGGTAAATGCTGACGTGCACGATATCGACGTAATCTTTGTAGAGGAAAAGGATGATATCGTGAACCAGCTTGGGGCGAAGGGCCTGGGCGAAATCGGGATCGTGAGTGTGGCGCCTGCCATTGTAAACGCTGTTTTCCACGCCACAGGCAAGCGGGTGAAGGAGCTGCCAATCACGCTGGACAAACTCCTGTAG
- the moaD gene encoding molybdopterin converting factor subunit 1: MKVHVLAFGIARDIFGGSSADVEVKEGATVQELRAALEAKYPRLKQLTSFMMAVNNEYATGECVLQQRDEVAVIPPVSGG, from the coding sequence ATGAAAGTACATGTTTTAGCGTTTGGTATTGCCAGGGATATTTTCGGGGGTTCCTCGGCAGACGTGGAGGTAAAGGAAGGCGCCACTGTCCAGGAACTGCGTGCAGCCCTGGAGGCAAAGTATCCCCGCCTGAAGCAGCTGACTTCCTTTATGATGGCCGTGAACAACGAGTATGCCACAGGGGAATGTGTGCTGCAGCAGCGCGATGAGGTGGCTGTTATCCCGCCAGTAAGCGGTGGTTAA
- a CDS encoding sulfite exporter TauE/SafE family protein has protein sequence MQHWEIIALFFFIAFVYASVGFGGGSSYLAILALYSFPFKEIRLIALVCNIVVVTGGTILFVRHGQVNWRKIVPLVAVSVPLAYAGASLRIAQHTFFILLGICLLLAAVLLWIGNRAYTEKDTLAAAKKPAYVKDGALGGSIGFLSGMLGIGGGIFLSPVLNLARWDTPRRIAATASVFILVNSVSGIAGQLTHLPASINFERIGLLALAVFAGGQLGSRLAVIKFNHLVIRRMTAALIFVAGIEVLYKHLG, from the coding sequence ATGCAGCACTGGGAAATAATCGCACTGTTCTTCTTTATTGCCTTTGTGTACGCTTCTGTAGGGTTTGGCGGCGGCTCCAGTTACCTGGCCATCCTGGCGCTTTACTCCTTCCCCTTTAAAGAGATACGGCTTATTGCCCTGGTCTGCAACATCGTGGTGGTAACGGGCGGCACGATACTCTTCGTCCGGCACGGCCAGGTAAACTGGCGGAAGATCGTACCCCTGGTAGCGGTAAGTGTGCCCCTGGCCTACGCGGGCGCTTCGCTAAGGATCGCGCAACACACTTTTTTTATACTTCTGGGTATCTGCCTGTTACTAGCTGCCGTTTTGTTGTGGATAGGCAACAGGGCGTATACTGAGAAAGACACGCTTGCAGCAGCGAAAAAGCCAGCTTACGTAAAAGACGGAGCGCTGGGCGGCAGCATCGGTTTTCTATCCGGCATGCTGGGTATTGGTGGCGGCATTTTTCTGTCGCCCGTACTTAACCTGGCCCGGTGGGACACCCCGCGGAGAATTGCAGCCACAGCAAGCGTTTTTATACTTGTAAACTCCGTTTCAGGCATTGCAGGGCAGCTCACGCACCTGCCGGCAAGTATAAACTTTGAGCGGATAGGCCTGCTGGCACTGGCCGTGTTTGCGGGAGGCCAGCTGGGTTCGCGCCTGGCTGTTATTAAATTCAACCACCTTGTCATCCGCCGTATGACGGCCGCGCTCATATTTGTGGCCGGTATAGAGGTGCTCTACAAGCACCTGGGTTAA
- a CDS encoding molybdopterin molybdotransferase MoeA, with product MVLVEEAEAIIQAQARDYGTERLPFEQALGRLLAADLKADRDLPPYNRVAMDGIAIRFSAFESGRRSFTISATQAAGDQPVELQDAAECVEIMTGAALPATADTVIRYEDLELQQGVATVLTEAVHKGQHIHWKGKDKKQHDVVAEANQLITPALVSMAAAVGATELPVKKLPKVVVVSTGDELVEVHEQPLPYQIRRSNSYMVKAALEKYGVQAELLHIPDDLAAAREQLQLCLQQYDAVILSGGVSMGKYDYVPQVLEELQVNRLFHKVRQKPGKPFWFGTHAAGALVFALPGNPVSTFVCLHRYFIPWLLASAGQVQQQKVHAVLAADLTFNPPLQYFLQVRLSINGRGQLLATPLEGNGSGDFANLVEADAFLELPREQSSFSSGEVYRAWPFKQLFS from the coding sequence ATGGTTTTAGTTGAAGAAGCGGAAGCGATTATCCAGGCGCAGGCCCGGGACTATGGCACCGAACGCCTGCCGTTCGAACAGGCGCTGGGCAGGCTGCTTGCCGCTGACCTGAAAGCAGACAGGGACCTGCCTCCCTACAACCGGGTGGCTATGGATGGCATCGCGATCCGCTTTAGCGCCTTTGAGAGCGGCAGAAGGTCCTTCACGATCAGCGCCACGCAAGCCGCCGGCGATCAGCCAGTGGAGCTACAGGATGCTGCGGAGTGCGTGGAGATCATGACGGGCGCAGCGCTGCCGGCCACCGCCGATACCGTCATCCGCTACGAAGACCTGGAACTGCAGCAGGGTGTGGCGACCGTGCTTACTGAAGCAGTGCACAAAGGGCAGCACATCCACTGGAAAGGCAAAGACAAAAAGCAGCACGATGTGGTGGCGGAGGCCAACCAGCTTATCACGCCCGCGCTTGTAAGTATGGCTGCTGCCGTAGGGGCCACCGAACTGCCGGTGAAGAAGCTGCCAAAGGTGGTGGTGGTTTCTACCGGCGATGAACTGGTGGAAGTGCACGAACAGCCCCTGCCTTACCAGATCAGGCGCTCTAACAGCTACATGGTAAAGGCTGCGCTGGAGAAGTACGGTGTGCAGGCAGAGCTGCTGCATATTCCAGACGACCTGGCGGCCGCGCGGGAGCAGCTGCAGCTGTGCCTGCAGCAGTACGATGCCGTTATACTGAGCGGCGGGGTGTCGATGGGCAAGTACGACTACGTGCCGCAGGTGCTGGAGGAGCTGCAGGTGAACCGGCTCTTCCATAAAGTACGGCAGAAGCCGGGCAAGCCATTCTGGTTCGGCACGCATGCCGCCGGCGCACTTGTCTTCGCCCTGCCCGGCAACCCTGTTTCTACTTTTGTATGCCTGCACCGCTACTTTATCCCATGGCTGCTTGCCTCTGCCGGGCAAGTACAGCAGCAGAAAGTACACGCCGTTTTAGCTGCAGACCTTACGTTTAACCCGCCACTGCAGTACTTCTTACAGGTCAGGCTAAGTATAAACGGCAGGGGGCAGCTGCTGGCCACTCCCCTGGAAGGCAACGGCTCGGGCGACTTTGCCAACCTGGTAGAAGCCGATGCCTTTCTGGAGCTGCCGAGGGAGCAAAGCAGCTTTAGCAGCGGAGAAGTGTACCGGGCGTGGCCTTTTAAACAGTTATTTTCATAG
- a CDS encoding molybdenum cofactor biosynthesis protein MoaE codes for MIDIRLTEAPLRIAACIEWVMTPESGGIDVFVGTVRNATQGRQVQRLEFEAYAQMARNEMTKIAEQALEKWPLHKVLLHHRTGVLQVGEVPVVIAVSAAHRAAAFDACRYIIDTLKQTVPIWKKEVFEDGEAWVAAHP; via the coding sequence ATGATAGATATAAGATTAACAGAAGCGCCACTGCGCATCGCTGCCTGTATCGAGTGGGTGATGACGCCGGAGAGCGGGGGCATTGATGTATTTGTCGGCACCGTGCGCAACGCCACCCAGGGCAGGCAGGTCCAGCGGCTGGAGTTTGAGGCCTATGCACAGATGGCACGCAACGAGATGACCAAGATCGCAGAGCAGGCTCTGGAGAAATGGCCTCTCCACAAGGTGCTCCTCCACCACCGCACCGGCGTGCTGCAGGTGGGCGAAGTGCCGGTGGTGATTGCTGTTTCCGCTGCCCACCGCGCTGCCGCCTTCGACGCCTGCCGCTACATCATCGACACCCTGAAACAGACCGTACCAATCTGGAAGAAAGAGGTGTTTGAGGATGGGGAAGCCTGGGTGGCGGCACACCCTTAA
- the moaA gene encoding GTP 3',8-cyclase MoaA: protein MLIDNHGRRVNYLRLAVTDRCNLRCFYCMPEHGNEWLQRKELMTYEEMLQICSVLVKMGVDKVRITGGEPFVRKGMMRFLSDLTKLPGLEQVSITTNGVLTAPLVPELKKIGIHSVNLSLDTLDRNRFFAITRRDVLPDVMHTLEALLQHELPVKLNTVVMDGKNVQDIKPLVELTKELPVSVRFIEEMPFNGSGDHNTHLPWDHFRILEAIREDFPGIQKVPDPANSTAYHYRIPGHKGNVGIIAAYTRSFCGSCNRLRLTPQGVLKTCLYGDGVLNVRDLMRAGTGEAVLQQTLTKAIGSREKDGWEAEKNAAAISSLSASMATIGG, encoded by the coding sequence GTGCTGATTGATAACCACGGAAGACGCGTAAATTACTTAAGGCTGGCTGTGACCGACAGGTGCAACCTGCGCTGCTTTTACTGTATGCCGGAGCACGGCAACGAATGGCTGCAGCGCAAGGAGCTGATGACCTATGAGGAGATGCTCCAGATTTGCTCCGTGCTGGTGAAAATGGGCGTGGACAAAGTACGTATTACCGGGGGCGAGCCGTTTGTGCGGAAGGGCATGATGCGCTTTCTGTCAGACCTGACGAAGCTGCCGGGGCTGGAGCAGGTATCCATCACCACCAACGGCGTGCTCACGGCGCCCCTTGTGCCCGAGCTGAAGAAAATCGGTATCCATTCGGTTAACCTGAGCCTCGACACGCTGGACCGGAACCGCTTCTTTGCCATTACCCGCCGCGATGTGCTGCCGGACGTGATGCACACGCTGGAGGCGCTGCTGCAGCATGAGCTACCGGTAAAGCTAAATACGGTTGTGATGGACGGTAAGAACGTGCAGGACATCAAGCCGCTGGTAGAACTGACGAAGGAGCTTCCGGTTAGCGTGCGCTTTATTGAGGAAATGCCCTTTAACGGGAGCGGAGACCATAACACGCACCTGCCCTGGGACCACTTCCGCATACTGGAGGCGATCAGGGAGGACTTTCCGGGCATCCAGAAAGTGCCGGACCCGGCAAACTCCACCGCTTACCACTACCGTATCCCCGGCCACAAAGGCAACGTAGGCATCATAGCGGCCTACACGCGCTCTTTCTGTGGGTCCTGCAACCGGCTTCGGCTCACCCCGCAGGGCGTTTTAAAGACCTGCCTCTACGGCGATGGCGTGCTCAATGTGCGGGATCTGATGCGTGCCGGTACAGGCGAGGCTGTGCTGCAGCAGACCCTGACCAAAGCCATCGGCAGCAGGGAAAAAGACGGGTGGGAAGCCGAGAAAAACGCAGCGGCCATCAGCTCCCTCAGCGCATCCATGGCGACCATCGGCGGATAA
- a CDS encoding NTP transferase domain-containing protein, protein MTLKEHKKHSTIKRPGYGSFGRQEWAILGAPCDTIKALADTVISSLAAVHKCAYVDTRHAEGDAAVNLPGRLAAGAALAYTDEIHYGQFNYKVQPNPFQYRQLFNEADLVLVNGNHHQAKAQVVVIDAVKKESLRKRVAQLTNVQLFLMAGNADEVFDFVREAVPEWQQVPVLRLADTAEICAFFGERLLQAKPVLNGLVLAGGKSTRMGQDKGAMAWHGKEQRYFAADLLQEQCREVFISCRPEQQAELNGSYKTIPDTFTGLGPYGAILSAFREQPEAAWLVVACDLPMLHSETLRFLVQHRNAAANATTFESPQDGFPEPLITIWEPKSYLTLLAFLAQGYTCPRKVLLNSDISLLQSPYPQALLNVNTPEDAERVKQLLGQKNVLADGN, encoded by the coding sequence GTGACTTTAAAAGAGCATAAGAAGCACAGCACTATCAAAAGGCCGGGCTACGGGAGTTTCGGGCGGCAGGAGTGGGCCATACTTGGAGCCCCCTGCGATACAATTAAAGCGCTGGCCGATACGGTAATCAGTTCTCTGGCTGCAGTGCACAAGTGCGCCTACGTAGATACACGGCATGCCGAAGGCGACGCAGCGGTGAACCTGCCCGGCCGTTTGGCGGCCGGGGCGGCACTGGCGTACACAGACGAAATCCACTACGGCCAGTTCAATTACAAAGTGCAGCCTAACCCGTTTCAGTACAGGCAGCTCTTTAATGAGGCGGACCTGGTGCTGGTGAACGGCAATCACCACCAGGCAAAGGCGCAGGTGGTGGTGATAGATGCGGTAAAGAAAGAATCGCTGCGGAAAAGGGTGGCGCAGCTCACAAACGTACAGCTGTTTTTAATGGCAGGCAATGCCGATGAAGTCTTTGACTTTGTGCGGGAGGCCGTGCCCGAATGGCAGCAGGTGCCTGTTTTGCGGCTGGCGGATACAGCGGAAATCTGTGCCTTCTTCGGGGAGCGGCTGCTGCAGGCAAAGCCGGTACTGAACGGGCTTGTGCTGGCAGGCGGCAAAAGTACACGCATGGGGCAGGACAAAGGCGCCATGGCCTGGCACGGCAAAGAGCAGCGCTACTTTGCGGCCGACCTCCTGCAGGAGCAGTGCAGGGAGGTGTTTATCTCCTGCCGCCCGGAGCAACAGGCGGAGCTGAACGGAAGCTATAAAACCATTCCCGACACCTTTACCGGACTGGGGCCTTACGGGGCTATCCTTTCCGCTTTCCGGGAGCAGCCGGAGGCGGCCTGGCTGGTGGTGGCCTGTGACCTCCCGATGCTCCACAGCGAAACGCTCCGCTTCCTGGTGCAGCACCGCAACGCCGCGGCCAACGCTACTACCTTCGAGAGTCCGCAGGACGGTTTCCCGGAGCCCCTGATCACGATCTGGGAGCCGAAAAGCTACCTGACGCTGCTGGCCTTCCTGGCACAGGGCTACACCTGCCCCAGAAAGGTGCTGCTCAACAGCGACATCAGCCTTCTGCAGTCTCCATACCCGCAGGCACTGCTGAACGTGAACACCCCCGAGGATGCAGAGCGGGTAAAGCAGCTGCTGGGGCAAAAAAACGTACTTGCCGATGGAAACTGA
- a CDS encoding (2Fe-2S)-binding protein: MENNSASLPPKQRVSLRINGAERQLELAPWTSLLDALREHLGLTGTKKGCDHGQCGACTVLADGKRINSCLTLAVMQEDKDITTIEGLAKDGELHPVQQGFIDHDAFQCGYCTPGQICSVIGLVNEGKAKTLDDIRDLMSGNICRCGAYVNIVKVVQEALERSTAQ, from the coding sequence ATGGAAAACAACTCCGCATCATTACCTCCTAAACAACGCGTCTCGCTTCGCATCAACGGCGCTGAAAGGCAGCTGGAACTCGCTCCCTGGACTTCGCTACTGGATGCCCTGCGGGAGCACCTGGGCCTGACCGGCACGAAAAAGGGATGCGACCACGGCCAGTGCGGCGCCTGCACAGTGCTGGCTGACGGCAAGCGCATCAACTCCTGCCTCACGCTGGCTGTCATGCAGGAGGATAAGGACATCACAACCATCGAAGGGCTGGCCAAAGACGGGGAGCTACACCCGGTGCAGCAAGGCTTTATCGATCACGACGCCTTCCAGTGCGGCTACTGTACGCCGGGGCAAATATGCTCGGTGATCGGTTTGGTAAACGAGGGGAAAGCCAAAACCCTGGACGATATACGGGATCTGATGAGCGGTAACATCTGCCGCTGCGGAGCCTATGTAAACATTGTAAAAGTAGTGCAGGAAGCACTGGAAAGGAGCACAGCCCAATGA
- the moaC gene encoding cyclic pyranopterin monophosphate synthase MoaC, with product MSDFSHLDEKGQATMVDVSAKQVTQRTATARSVVALPAEVLEKFAENDIQTKKGAVFQTAVLAGIMAAKKTGDLIPLCHPLGLDNCHITIRVNEQQEVEIDCTASVTARTGVEMEALVGASVAALTVYDMCKALSHDIVIKETKLLEKTGGKRDFKRA from the coding sequence ATGAGTGATTTTTCACACCTCGATGAAAAGGGGCAGGCCACGATGGTGGACGTAAGCGCCAAACAGGTAACGCAGCGCACGGCGACGGCCCGAAGTGTGGTGGCCCTGCCAGCCGAAGTGCTGGAGAAGTTTGCCGAAAACGACATTCAGACGAAGAAGGGGGCCGTTTTCCAGACAGCGGTTTTGGCGGGGATTATGGCGGCCAAGAAAACAGGCGACCTTATACCGCTGTGCCACCCACTGGGGCTGGACAACTGCCACATTACCATCCGGGTAAACGAGCAGCAGGAGGTAGAGATTGACTGTACGGCCAGCGTCACGGCCAGAACGGGCGTGGAGATGGAGGCACTGGTAGGTGCCTCGGTGGCGGCGCTAACCGTGTACGACATGTGCAAAGCACTCAGCCACGACATCGTGATAAAGGAAACAAAGCTACTAGAGAAGACAGGAGGGAAGCGTGACTTTAAAAGAGCATAA
- a CDS encoding FAD binding domain-containing protein, translated as MRPFTYTRADGVEAAVDQVASHPKAKFIAGGTNLLDLMKIDVMRPQHLVDITHIALKTIEENQEGGLRLGALVTNADTAYHPEIEQRYPLLSHAILAGATGQLRNMATDGGNLLQRTRCYYFYDTDTPCNKREPGSGCSAINGYNRDLAILGTSEHCIATHPSDMAVALAALEAKVNVTGKGGDRMIPLADFHRLPGDTPHIDTNLKEDEIITSIDLPAKGFADHYTYIKLRDRASYAFALVSVAAALELNGETIKEARIALGGVAHKPWRVPEAEAMLRGQQATRENFRKVAEAYVAGATGYGDNDFKIELAKRAIVRALEQAYKMEGAA; from the coding sequence ATGAGACCATTTACCTATACCCGTGCCGATGGGGTAGAAGCTGCCGTTGACCAGGTGGCCAGCCACCCGAAGGCCAAGTTTATCGCAGGCGGCACCAACCTGCTCGACCTGATGAAAATAGACGTTATGCGCCCGCAGCACCTGGTGGACATCACGCATATCGCGCTTAAAACAATTGAGGAGAACCAGGAGGGCGGGCTGCGCCTGGGGGCGCTCGTCACCAACGCCGACACCGCCTACCACCCGGAGATAGAGCAGCGTTACCCGCTGCTGTCGCATGCCATACTGGCGGGGGCCACTGGGCAGTTGCGCAATATGGCGACCGATGGCGGTAACCTGCTGCAACGCACCCGCTGCTATTACTTTTACGATACCGATACCCCCTGTAACAAGCGCGAACCGGGCTCCGGCTGCTCAGCCATCAACGGCTACAACCGCGACTTGGCCATCCTGGGCACCAGCGAACATTGCATTGCCACGCACCCCTCCGACATGGCCGTAGCCCTTGCCGCGCTGGAAGCAAAGGTGAACGTAACGGGCAAAGGCGGCGACCGCATGATTCCGCTTGCCGACTTTCACCGCTTGCCCGGAGACACGCCGCACATCGACACGAACCTGAAGGAAGACGAGATCATTACCTCCATTGACCTGCCTGCCAAGGGCTTTGCCGACCACTACACCTATATCAAGCTCCGCGACAGGGCCTCTTATGCGTTTGCACTTGTGTCTGTGGCCGCAGCCCTGGAGCTGAATGGCGAGACCATCAAAGAAGCGCGCATTGCGCTCGGCGGTGTGGCGCACAAACCGTGGCGCGTGCCCGAGGCCGAAGCAATGCTGCGGGGGCAGCAGGCTACCCGCGAGAACTTCCGGAAAGTAGCCGAGGCCTATGTGGCAGGGGCAACCGGATACGGAGACAATGACTTTAAAATTGAGCTGGCGAAGCGGGCAATCGTTCGTGCGCTGGAGCAGGCTTATAAAATGGAGGGTGCAGCATGA